The following DNA comes from Candidatus Nitrosotalea okcheonensis.
TGATCCCACATTTTTTTATCAAATTTCTTCTTTGGATTGAAAACAAGACGTACAGTCAAAAGTCCTTTTGGTGCTCCGCGTTTTACCCCGGTTCTTATCATAACTTCTTGAAGTTTTCCATCAGATACTGCATTGACTAATTTTTCTTGTAGTGCTTTTGGTTTTCTTGCAATCTGTATTGCTTCATAAAGTGTTATTTCTCCACTCTCTAATGCTTGTTGCAATGGCTCTGCTAATGTCAATACGCTTAGCCATTCACTTACTGTACTTTTAGACAATCCATATTTTTTTGATACTCCAGTAATGCCTGACTGTGTTGAATCAACTAATTTTCTTACCATTTTTGCTTTTTCAATTGGTGGCAGATCTTTACGAATTAAATTCTCAAACAAAGAAGCTGCTTCCGCTTCTGCACCTTCAAGTTCTGTTACTACTGCAGGTATTTCTCTTGTTCCCTTTGCACTCAGTGATAAAAATCTCCTGCGACCTATGAGTAACTTGTATCTCTTACTTGCATTATCAAATCTAACAACTACCGGTTGTAATAATTCGAACTTGGACAAATGATCTTTGATCAATTGGTCTCTGGAATCTTCTCCAAAAGGATGGTCTTTTCTAACATTTTCATCTGCAATATCTATGAGCTTGAGGGGAATGTTCTTAATTTTCATAATGATATTTAATTACTAAATGTATTTATAATTTCCTTCTCCTAGATTAGGCTATTTTATGGCTAAAATGCCTCAATTTACAACAATTTTCAAATAAAATGTAGATTACGCATCATTTTTTCTCTGTGAATCAGTAGTTTACATTTTTTACCCTAAACCTTAAATCGTTTTTGAAAGATCTAAAAAAAACTATGGAAAGAATCAGTCTCGGATTTGATATCAATACTGAAGAAATCCTAAGCAAAACATCATTCCTAAGTTATCATATTGCAACATACAACGCAGTAAATGGAGAATTAGGAATGGCAGATGGGCCTGTGACAGTGGATGAAATATTTGATTACATAAATGATCTAAAACATGAAGGAGTAGTGACAGACATGCCAAGTATCACAAAATTGGATGTTTTGTTAACCTTCAGACTTCTCTTAAAAACAGGATTAGGAAAACAGACTACCAATAATCTTGCTATTCTGTCAAACTGAATCATAGGCTGATATTCAGTTAGGAGTTTATGAAATCTGAATTTTTATAATGCTAATATTTTTTTTGCAGAATTGATTCTTTCAAGTATCTCCTTTAGAAATATGTCTGCAAAGTGTTCGAATGTTCTTACACCATATTTTGACTCGTATTCTTTTTTTCTTTGGTTATATTCTGACTTTAACCAGTTAAAGTCTGCCTCCTTTAATCTAATCATGTTGTTTTGTGATACTGCTTTAGATTCAAACATGTTGAGCATGAAAATGCTTGCAAATTTTGTAAAGTTATTAGCCTTGTATTTTTTTTCATATTTTTCTTTTAATATCTTATAGTTTTCCTCAAACCATATCTTCACATCTGATCTGACTGTTAATGATGTGTATCGACCTGAAAAGTCAATCTTTATGCTATGCATTCCAACCTCGTAGTATTCACGTTTTATCTCATTCATCATAATTATCAAAGCACTAGGTAGGAACATTCCAGGATAGTATTCATCAGTGGCTTTTTGTAGTGTAGTTATGATGGCAGGTTTTAGTCCTATTGTTCCATATCCTTGACTGGGCATATGATTTGA
Coding sequences within:
- a CDS encoding ParB/RepB/Spo0J family partition protein codes for the protein MKIKNIPLKLIDIADENVRKDHPFGEDSRDQLIKDHLSKFELLQPVVVRFDNASKRYKLLIGRRRFLSLSAKGTREIPAVVTELEGAEAEAASLFENLIRKDLPPIEKAKMVRKLVDSTQSGITGVSKKYGLSKSTVSEWLSVLTLAEPLQQALESGEITLYEAIQIARKPKALQEKLVNAVSDGKLQEVMIRTGVKRGAPKGLLTVRLVFNPKKKFDKKMWDQLNDQASQNGLEVTDYVKNILMKQLN